A region of Vigna radiata var. radiata cultivar VC1973A chromosome 6, Vradiata_ver6, whole genome shotgun sequence DNA encodes the following proteins:
- the LOC106764339 gene encoding probable long-chain-alcohol O-fatty-acyltransferase 5 — MERSKCMEMEGEMKNMIKVWVSVLISLSYCYFISSKLPKGMFRFLSLSPVLYQFSMLPLQFTTVLPTGVTALFITWLTNSKLLLFAFDLGPLPSNSNSLLRFISFASLPIRQTLKTKSNSNLTSHPIFLPIKTFLFLLFLLPIKQKLHPALVLSSYCAIVYLLVDIAMGLCNILVDATFSVELQLPSDDPYLSTSLRDFWGRRWNLIVTHTLRHTVYNPVRSLLRNTVLGPQWASVFGVMASFLVSGLMHELLFYYVTRVSPTWEVTSFFLLHGVCVVAEFGAVKWLGHKCRLHWAVSGPITVGFVITTAAWLFFPPLMRTGTGERSIREFSDVVECVMGIFY; from the coding sequence ATGGAAAGAAGCAAATGTATGGAAATGGAAGGAGAAATGAAGAACATGATCAAGGTATGGGTTTCAGTCCTAATCTCACTTTCTTACTGTTATTTCATTTCTTCAAAGCTACCCAAAGGAATGTTCAGATTTCTGTCACTCTCACCTGTGTTGTACCAATTCTCCATGCTACCTCTTCAATTCACCACTGTCCTACCGACAGGTGTCACTGCCTTGTTCATCACTTGGCTCACCAACTCCAAACTTCTCCTCTTCGCTTTCGATTTGGGACCTCTTCCTTCAAACTCCAACTCCCTCCTTCGCTTCATCTCCTTTGCATCTCTCCCAATCAGACAAACCCtaaaaaccaaatcaaattcaaatctcACTTCTCATCCCATTTTTCTCCCAATCAAGACCTTCCTTTTTCTACTCTTTCTCTTACCCATCAAACAAAAACTTCACCCTGCACTTGTTCTTTCCAGCTATTGCGCCATTGTCTATCTTCTTGTCGATATTGCTATGGGACTCTGCAACATTCTCGTCGACGCCACGTTTTCCGTTGAGCTACAGTTACCGTCCGATGACCCTTATCTCTCAACCTCGCTGCGTGATTTCTGGGGGAGAAGGTGGAACCTCATAGTAACGCATACGCTGCGACACACCGTATACAATCCCGTCAGATCGCTACTGAGAAATACCGTATTGGGCCCCCAGTGGGCCTCGGTGTTCGGCGTCATGGCATCTTTCTTGGTGTCTGGGTTGATGCACGAGCTTCTATTCTACTACGTCACACGTGTCTCTCCCACGTGGGAGGTTACGTCCTTCTTTCTGCTCCACGGGGTTTGCGTGGTTGCGGAGTTTGGTGCGGTGAAGTGGTTGGGCCATAAATGTAGACTGCATTGGGCCGTTTCCGGACCCATTACTGTGGGGTTCGTGATCACCACCGCCGCGTGGCTCTTCTTTCCACCGTTGATGCGTACTGGCACGGGCGAGAGATCCATCAGGGAGTTCAGCGACGTTGTTGAGTGTGTTATGGGAATATTTTACTAG
- the LOC106764155 gene encoding V-type proton ATPase subunit e2: MGFSVTTLVFAVIGIVASLCTRICFNRGPSSNLFHLTLVLTATICCWMMWAIVYLAQMKPLIVPILSEGE; this comes from the exons ATGGGGTTCTCGGTTACCACGCTAGTTTTCGCAGTGATTGGAATTGTTGCGTCCCTTTGTACCAGAATTTGTTTCAACAGAGGACCTTCCTCTAATCT ATTTCACCTAACATTGGTTCTTACTGCAACAATATGCTGCTGGATGAT GTGGGCGATCGTATATCTAGCACAGATGAAACCCCTCATTGTACCTATCCTGAGTGAGGGTGAATAG
- the LOC106762981 gene encoding cell division protein FtsZ homolog 1, chloroplastic — protein MAMLRPLTSPNDLLSLSCSSAFHHNALTTSLSLNPRTTRILPQRRRFASPRCSYAYVDNAKIKVVGIGGGGNNAVNRMIGSGLQGVDFYAINTDAQALLNSTAENAIKIGEVLTRGLGTGGNPLLGEQAAEESREAIAEALKGSDMVFITAGMGGGTGSGAAPVVAQISKEAGYLTVGVVTYPFSFEGRKRSLQAFEAIERLQKNVDTLIVIPNDRLLDIADEQMPLQDAFRLADDVLRQGVQGISDIITVPGLVNVDFADVKAVMKDSGTAMLGVGVSSGKNRAEEAAEQATLAPLIGSSIQSATGVVYNITGGKDITLQEVNRVSQVVTSLADPSANIIFGAVVDDRYTGEIHVTIIATGFSQSFQKKLLTDPRAAKLLDKMADGQQSKAVPSSLKASNTIESKPSPRKLFF, from the exons atggcgaTGCTTCGTCCCCTCACAAGCCCCAACGACCTTCTCTCACTCTCCTGCTCTTCTGCATTCCACCACAATGCACTCACAACTTCTCTTTCCCTCAACCCCAGAACCACCAGAATTCTCCCTCAACGTCGTCGTTTTGCCTCGCCCCGATGCTCATACGCCTATGTAGATAACGCTAAGATTAAGGTTGTCGGCATCGGTGGCGGCGGCAACAATGCTGTTAACCGCATGATCGGTAGTGGTTTGCAG GGTGTAGATTTCTATGCAATAAATACTGATGCTCAGGCACTGCTAAATTCGACCGCTGAGAACGCTATTAAAATTGGAGAAGTTCTAACGCGTGGGTTAG GTACTGGTGGGAATCCACTTTTGGGGGAACAAGCTGCGGAGGAATCCAGAGAAGCTATAGCTGAAGCTCTTAAAGGATCAGATATGGTGTTTATAACAGCCGGGATGGGTGGTGGAACGGGGTCCGGTGCCGCTCCAGTTGTAGCCCAAATATCAAAAGAGGCAGGTTACCTGACTGTTGGGGTTGTTACCTATCCATTCAGTTTTGAAGGACGAAAGAGATCCTTGCAG gCCTTTGAAGCCATCGAGAGGCTGCAGAAAAATGTTGACACACTTATAGTGATTCCAAATGACCGTCTGCTTGACATAGCTGATGAGCAAATGCCTCTTCAGGATGCCTTCCGTCTTGCGGATGATGTTCTACGGCAGGGAGTACAAGGAATATCAGACATTATAACA GTACCTGGACTTGTTAATGTGGATTTTGCTGATGTAAAAGCTGTGATGAAAGACTCTGGGACTGCAATGCTTGGAGTAGGTGTTTCGTCTGGTAAAAACCGAGCAGAAGAAGCAGCAGAACAGGCTACTTTGGCTCCTTTAATTGGATCATCCATTCAGTCAGCTACCGGGGTTGTGTATAATATCACTGGAGGAAAGGACATAACCCTGCAGGAGGTGAATAGGGTGTCTCAg GTGGTGACTAGTTTGGCTGATCCTTCTGCTAATATTATATTTGGGGCTGTTGTTGATGATCGGTACACTGGAGAGATTCACGTAACCATTATTGCAACTGGCTTCTCGCAGTCTTTCCAGAAGAAGTTGCTAACAGATCCCAGGGCTGCAAAGCTGCTGGATAAAATGGCTGATGGCCAACAAAGCAAGGCAGTGCCTTCTTCTCTCAAGGCCTCAAACACGATTGAATCTAAGCCCTCCCCGCGAAAGCTCTTCTTTTAG
- the LOC106762986 gene encoding syntaxin-51 isoform X1 — MASSSNSWVKEYNEALKLADDISGMISELSSFPASGPEIQRHSSAIRRKITILGTRLDSLQSLLSKLPGKQPPISEKEMNRRKDMLASLRSKVNQMASTLNMSNFSNRDSLLGPEGKPDAMARTVGLDNNGLVGFQRQIMKEQDEGLEQLEVTIASTKHIALAVNEELSLHTRLIDDLDQHVDVTDSRLRLNLNICVVKTAGAEELGNFKQANQGWLFLPVHAFISCWYSVFGCCHLAIGQILMMP; from the exons ATGGCATCTTCTTCAAACTCGTGGGTGAAGGAATATAATGAAGCACTGAAACTTGCTGACGATATCAGTGGTATGATTTCTGAGCTGAGTTCATTTCCTGCATCTGGACCAGAAATCCAGCGTCATTCATCTGCTATAAGGAGGAAGATTACTATATTGGGTACCCGGCTTGATAGCTTGCAATCTCTATTGTCCAAGCTTCCTGGAAAGCAGCCGCCCAT ATCTGAAAAGGAGATGAATCGTCGGAAGGACATGCTTGCAAGTTTGAGATCAAAAGTTAATCAAATGGCTTCCACATTGAACATGTCAAACTTTTCAAATAGAGATAGTTTGCTTGGACCAGAAGGAAAACCAGATGCTATGGCCAGAACTGTTGGCCTGGACAACAATGGACTTGTTGGATTTCAACGGCAAATAATGAAAG AACAAGATGAGGGCCTTGAGCAATTGGAAGTGACTATAGCAAGCACAAAACATATTGCTTTGGCAGTGAATGAAGAGCTGAGTCTACACACCAGACTCATT GATGACTTGGATCAGCATGTAGATGTCACAGATTCGAGGCTTAGG CTTAACTTGAACATTTGTGTTGTGAAAACAGCGGGTGCAGAAGAACTTGGCAATTTTAAACAAGCGAACCAGGGGTGGTTGTTCCTGCCTGTGCATGCTTTTATCAGTTGTTGGTATAGTGTTTTTGGTTGTTGTCATTTGGCTATTGGTCAAATACTTATGATGCCATAA
- the LOC106762986 gene encoding syntaxin-51 isoform X2, with translation MASSSNSWVKEYNEALKLADDISGMISELSSFPASGPEIQRHSSAIRRKITILGTRLDSLQSLLSKLPGKQPPISEKEMNRRKDMLASLRSKVNQMASTLNMSNFSNRDSLLGPEGKPDAMARTVGLDNNGLVGFQRQIMKEQDEGLEQLEVTIASTKHIALAVNEELSLHTRLIDDLDQHVDVTDSRLRRVQKNLAILNKRTRGGCSCLCMLLSVVGIVFLVVVIWLLVKYL, from the exons ATGGCATCTTCTTCAAACTCGTGGGTGAAGGAATATAATGAAGCACTGAAACTTGCTGACGATATCAGTGGTATGATTTCTGAGCTGAGTTCATTTCCTGCATCTGGACCAGAAATCCAGCGTCATTCATCTGCTATAAGGAGGAAGATTACTATATTGGGTACCCGGCTTGATAGCTTGCAATCTCTATTGTCCAAGCTTCCTGGAAAGCAGCCGCCCAT ATCTGAAAAGGAGATGAATCGTCGGAAGGACATGCTTGCAAGTTTGAGATCAAAAGTTAATCAAATGGCTTCCACATTGAACATGTCAAACTTTTCAAATAGAGATAGTTTGCTTGGACCAGAAGGAAAACCAGATGCTATGGCCAGAACTGTTGGCCTGGACAACAATGGACTTGTTGGATTTCAACGGCAAATAATGAAAG AACAAGATGAGGGCCTTGAGCAATTGGAAGTGACTATAGCAAGCACAAAACATATTGCTTTGGCAGTGAATGAAGAGCTGAGTCTACACACCAGACTCATT GATGACTTGGATCAGCATGTAGATGTCACAGATTCGAGGCTTAGG CGGGTGCAGAAGAACTTGGCAATTTTAAACAAGCGAACCAGGGGTGGTTGTTCCTGCCTGTGCATGCTTTTATCAGTTGTTGGTATAGTGTTTTTGGTTGTTGTCATTTGGCTATTGGTCAAATACTTATGA
- the LOC106765098 gene encoding serine/threonine-protein phosphatase PP-X isozyme 2, with translation MSTDLDRQIEQLKRCEPLKESEVKALCLKAMEILVEESNVQRVDAPVTICGDIHGQFYDMKELFKVGGDCPKTNYLFLGDFVDRGFYSVETFLLLLALKVRYPDRITLIRGNHESRQITQVYGFYDECLRKYGSVNVWRYCTDIFDYLSLSALIENKIFSVHGGLSPAISTLDQIRTIDRKQEVPHDGAMCDLLWSDPEDIVDGWGLSPRGAGFLFGGSVVTSFNHSNNIDYICRAHQLVMEGYKWMFNNQIVTVWSAPNYCYRCGNVAAILELDGNLNKQFRVFEAAPQESRGTPAKKPAPDYFL, from the exons atgTCAACAGACTTGGACAGGCAGATAGAGCAGTTGAAGAGATGTGAGCCTCTGAAGGAGTCTGAAGTGAAGGCTCTCTGCCTCAAAGCCATGGAAATCCTCGTCGAAGAGAGCAACGTTCAAAGGGTCGATGCTCCTGTCACC atatgTGGTGATATTCACGGTCAGTTTTATGACATGAAGGAGCTTTTCAAAGTGGGAGGGGATTGCCCCAAGACTAACTATTTGTTCCTTGGGGATTTTGTTGATAGAGGATTTTACTCGGTTGAAACATTTCTGCTTCTTCTCGCTCTTAAG GTGAGGTATCCAGATCGGATAACACTCATAAGGGGAAACCATGAAAGCCGTCAGATCACTCAG GTATATGGATTCTATGATGAGTGCCTTCGAAAGTATGGTTCAGTCAATGTATGGAGATATTGTACTGATATATTCGACTACTTAAG TTTGTCGGCCTTAATTGAAAACAAGATTTTCAGTGTTCATGGGGGTCTTTCTCCTGCAATTTCAACACTGGATCAG ATACGGACTATTGATCGGAAGCAAGAGGTACCTCATGACGGTGCCATGTGTGACCTACTATGGTCAGATCCAGAAGATATTGTGGATGGATGGGGTCTCAGTCCCCGTGGTGCTGGTTTCTTATTTGGTGGCAGTGTTGTTACTTCCTTTAACCACTCAAACAACATTGACTATATATGCCGTGCTCATCAGTTGGTGATGGAAGGATATAAATGGATGTTCAATAATCAGATAGTTACCGTCTGGTCGGCTCCAAATTATTGCTACAG ATGTGGTAATGTAGCTGCAATTCTTGAGTTGGATGGAAATCTGAATAAGCAGTTCCGGGTGTTTGAAGCTGCTCCACAG GAATCAAGAGGGACACCTGCAAAGAAACCAGCACCAGATTACTTCCTATGA
- the LOC106765351 gene encoding putative BPI/LBP family protein At1g04970, with protein sequence MTPSTCFLLLFLLLLSSSTSGVQHHEEGFISITISDKGLDFAKDILIDQAVDSITLSQLPDIEETVQVPLVGKARVVLSEITINDIQVNSSSVNTGETGIAVVVSGATANLSLKWRYSVSSWLVPIGISDSGTATAKVNDLQVGLTVNLTNQEGTLKLLLLDSGCHVRDLSIKLHGGAAWLYQVLVDAFAGSIASGVEEAVSDQINEGISTLDVLLQSLPKTFPIDETAALNVSFVNNPELSDSAIELEISGLFIGRNEILSPRGYRRGSDVSVSRANSSPKMITISLHENVFKSASLVYFTADTLKWTVDELPDQNLLNTAEWRFLIPQLYKQYPNDDMNLDVFVSSPPDIQLTNKDVGVQISIDIILNVLEAGEVVPVACISVDLSASCAAEIIGNNLAGWLKLKKFSTYLKWSKIGKLHLNLIQSVTSAVLKTVLIPYLNSQLVRGIPLPILNDFALENARILYSPPWITVSSDVSFLGHYHHKHLPAYVS encoded by the exons ATGACACCCTCAACCTGTTTCCTTCTTCTATTCCTTCTGCTCCTTTCATCCTCCACGAGTGGTGTTCAACATCATGAAGAGGGGTTCATCTCTATCACCATATCTGATAAGGGTCTCGATTTTGCCAAGGATATTCTGATAGACCAAGCTGTTGACTCTATTACTCTGTCTCAATTGCCAGATATTGAGGAGACTGTTCAAGTCCCTCTTGTTGGAAAAGCCAGAGTTGTTCTCTCTGAAATCACTATCAATGATATCCAAGTAAATTCTTCATCTGTTAATACAGGAGAAACAGGCATTGCTGTTGTTGTTTCAGGTGCCACAGCTAACTTGAGTTTGAAGTGGAGGTACTCTGTCAGCAGTTGGTTAGTCCCAATTGGAATTTCTGATAGTGGAACAGCAACTGCAAAG GTTAATGATTTGCAAGTTGGACTTACTGTGAATTTAACGAATCAAGAAGGAACTCTTAAGCTGCTTCTCCTGGATTCTGGATGCCATGTTAGAGATTTATCCATAAAGTTACATGGTGGAGCAGCTTGGCTTTACCAAGT GCTAGTAGATGCTTTTGCAGGAAGTATAGCATCTGGAGTTGAAGAGGCAGTTTCTGATCAAATAAATGAGGGGATATCAACTCTTGATGTTTTATTACAATCTCTTCCAAAGACTTTCCCAATAGACGAAACAGCTGCTCTAAATGTTTCTTTCGTGAACAATCCTGAGCTAAGTGATTCTGCTATTGAATTAGAAATTAGTGGTTTATTCATAGGAAGGAATGAAATTTTGTCACCTCGAGGTTACCGCAGAGGTTCAGACGTTTCTGTTTCCCGTGCCAACTCTTCGCCAAAGATGATAACAATTTCGTTAcatgaaaatgttttcaaatccGCTTCCTTGGTTTACTTCACT GCAGATACTTTGAAATGGACTGTTGATGAACTGCCTGATCAGAACCTTCTGAATACTGCTGAATGGAGATTCCTTATTCCTCAGTTATACAAGCAATATCCAAACGATGACATGAATCTTGATGTCTTTGTGTCTTCTCCACCGGATATACAACTGACAAACAAAGATGTTGGTGTCCAAATTTCCATAGATATAATACTTAATGTTCTTGAAGCTGGTGAAGTCGTACCTGTTGCATGCATCTCGGTG GATTTGAGTGCATCTTGTGCTGCGGAGATCATAGGAAACAATCTTGCTGGTTGGcttaaattgaaaaagttttcgACATACTTGAAATGGAGTAAAATAGGGAAACTGCACTTGAATCTGATTCAG TCAGTGACATCAGCTGTCCTCAAAACCGTTCTCATACCATACCTGAACTCACAGTTAGTGAGGGGAATTCCACTGCCAATTCTTAATGATTTTGCTCTTGAGAATGCTCGTATATTGTATTCTCCCCCATGGATTACTGTGTCCAGTGATGTTTCTTTCTTAGGACACTATCATCACAAGCATCTACCAGCATATGTATCATAA